In Fusobacterium hwasookii, a single window of DNA contains:
- the leuC gene encoding 3-isopropylmalate dehydratase large subunit gives MKTLFDKVWEKHVITGNEGEAQLLYIDLHLIHEVTSPQAFSGLRIAERKVRRPDLTFGTMDHNTPTIMEDRYNIVDETSKAQLDALKKNCEEFGIELADMFNERNGIVHMVGPELGLTLPGKTVVCGDSHTATHGAFGAIAFGIGTSEVEHVLATQTLWQKKPKTMGIEISGKLQKGVYAKDIILHLIKTHGIALGNGYAFEFFGDTIKSLSMEERMTICNMAIEAGGKSGIIAPDEITFEYIKNREFSPKGKDLEKKINEWKELYTDDVSAFDKYIKLDVSNLVPQVTWGTNPEMGINITENFPEVKDLNYEKAYKYMDLTPGDSPKNIDLKHVFIGSCTNGRLSDLEVVAKIVKGKKVHPNIKAVIVPGSQMVKKQAEEKGFAKIFLDAGFEWREAGCSTCLGMNPDLIPSGEHCASTSNRNFEGRQGKGARTHLVSPAMAAAAAIYGHFIDIRELKEVQE, from the coding sequence ATGAAAACTTTATTTGACAAAGTATGGGAAAAGCATGTTATTACAGGAAATGAAGGTGAGGCACAACTTCTATATATAGATTTACATTTAATCCATGAAGTTACTTCTCCACAAGCTTTTTCTGGACTAAGAATTGCAGAGCGTAAAGTTAGAAGACCTGACTTAACTTTTGGAACTATGGATCATAATACTCCTACTATTATGGAAGATAGATATAACATTGTTGATGAGACTTCAAAAGCACAACTTGATGCTTTAAAAAAGAATTGTGAAGAATTTGGAATTGAACTTGCTGATATGTTCAATGAAAGAAATGGAATAGTGCATATGGTAGGGCCAGAGCTAGGACTTACTCTTCCAGGAAAAACTGTTGTATGTGGAGATAGCCATACTGCAACTCATGGAGCTTTTGGAGCAATAGCTTTTGGAATAGGTACAAGTGAAGTGGAACATGTTTTAGCAACTCAAACATTATGGCAAAAGAAACCTAAAACTATGGGTATAGAAATAAGTGGAAAATTACAAAAAGGTGTTTATGCAAAAGATATTATTCTACATTTAATTAAAACTCATGGAATTGCTTTAGGAAATGGTTATGCTTTTGAATTTTTTGGAGATACTATAAAGAGTTTATCTATGGAAGAAAGAATGACTATTTGTAATATGGCTATTGAAGCTGGTGGTAAATCTGGAATTATTGCTCCTGATGAAATCACTTTTGAATACATTAAAAATAGAGAATTTTCTCCAAAAGGTAAAGACTTAGAAAAGAAAATAAATGAATGGAAAGAGTTATACACTGACGATGTATCTGCTTTTGATAAATACATTAAATTAGATGTTTCTAATCTTGTTCCACAAGTTACTTGGGGAACAAACCCTGAAATGGGAATAAATATAACTGAGAACTTCCCAGAAGTAAAAGACTTAAACTATGAAAAAGCATATAAATATATGGACTTAACTCCTGGAGATTCTCCTAAGAATATAGATTTAAAACATGTGTTTATTGGTTCTTGTACTAATGGAAGATTAAGTGACTTAGAGGTTGTAGCCAAGATTGTTAAAGGGAAAAAAGTTCATCCTAATATAAAGGCTGTTATAGTTCCAGGTTCTCAAATGGTTAAAAAACAAGCAGAAGAAAAAGGTTTTGCAAAAATATTCTTAGATGCAGGTTTTGAATGGAGAGAAGCAGGTTGTTCAACTTGTTTAGGAATGAATCCTGATTTAATACCAAGTGGAGAACATTGTGCCTCAACATCTAATAGAAATTTTGAAGGTAGACAGGGAAAAGGAGCAAGAACTCATCTTGTAAGTCCTGCTATGGCTGCAGCTGCAGCAATCTATGGACATTTTATTGACATTAGAGAATTAAAGGAGGTGCAAGAATAA
- the leuD gene encoding 3-isopropylmalate dehydratase small subunit — translation MKAFTKFQGTIVPIMNDNIDTDQLIPKQYLKSTEKTGFGKYLFDEWRYNEDGSDNLNFNLNKAEYKKGTILITGENFGCGSSREHAAWALQDYGFHVIVAGGYSGIFYMNWLNNGHLPITLPKEDRDELSKLSGDIVVTVDLENNKLSANGKDYFFNLEETWKERLLKGLDSIGLTLQYEDKIKEFENKNY, via the coding sequence ATGAAAGCTTTTACAAAATTTCAAGGAACTATTGTCCCTATAATGAATGATAATATTGACACTGACCAATTAATTCCTAAACAATATTTGAAAAGTACTGAGAAAACTGGCTTTGGAAAATATCTTTTTGATGAGTGGAGATACAATGAAGATGGAAGTGACAATTTAAACTTTAATCTTAATAAAGCTGAATATAAAAAAGGAACTATTTTAATCACAGGAGAAAACTTTGGTTGTGGTTCTTCAAGAGAACATGCTGCTTGGGCATTACAAGACTATGGTTTTCATGTTATTGTAGCAGGAGGATATTCTGGAATATTCTATATGAACTGGCTAAATAATGGACACCTTCCAATAACTTTACCAAAAGAAGATAGAGATGAACTTTCTAAACTTTCTGGTGATATTGTAGTCACTGTTGACTTAGAAAATAATAAACTTAGTGCCAATGGAAAAGATTACTTCTTTAATCTTGAAGAAACTTGGAAAGAAAGATTATTAAAAGGTTTAGACTCTATTGGTTTAACTCTTCAATATGAAGATAAAATTAAAGAATTTGAAAATAAAAACTATTAA
- the leuB gene encoding 3-isopropylmalate dehydrogenase, whose translation MEYKIAVLKGDGIGPEIVDVATKVLEKIGEKFNHKFIFTRGYLGGESIDKYGVPLSDETINICKDSDAVLLGAVGGTKWDKIEPELRPEKGLLKIRKELEVFTNLRPAILFNELKNASPLKEEIIGDGLDVMVVRELTGGLYFGPKKYSDEEASDTLVYKRSEIERITKKAFEIAKLRNKKITSVDKQNVLDSSKLWRKIVNEISENYPEVQVEHMYVDNAAMQLVINPRQFDVILTENTFGDILSDEASMLTGSIGMLPSASLGDGKVGIYEPCHGSAPDIAGKNIANPIATILSVVMMLRYSFNLNKEADIIEEAIKNVLKDGYRTSDIYTDGYKKVGTIEMGNEIINRI comes from the coding sequence ATGGAATATAAAATTGCAGTTCTTAAAGGAGATGGAATAGGTCCTGAAATTGTTGATGTAGCAACAAAAGTTTTAGAAAAAATTGGGGAAAAATTTAATCATAAATTTATCTTTACAAGAGGATATTTAGGTGGAGAATCTATTGATAAATATGGAGTACCTTTATCTGATGAAACTATAAATATATGTAAAGATAGTGATGCCGTTCTTTTGGGAGCAGTTGGTGGAACTAAATGGGATAAAATTGAGCCTGAACTAAGACCAGAAAAAGGACTTTTAAAAATAAGAAAAGAATTAGAAGTTTTTACAAATCTAAGACCAGCTATTCTTTTTAATGAATTAAAAAATGCTAGTCCATTAAAAGAAGAAATAATTGGAGATGGCTTAGATGTAATGGTTGTTAGAGAATTAACAGGTGGACTATATTTTGGACCTAAAAAATATAGTGATGAAGAAGCCTCAGATACTCTTGTATATAAAAGAAGTGAAATTGAGAGAATAACTAAAAAAGCTTTTGAAATAGCTAAATTAAGAAATAAAAAGATAACAAGTGTAGATAAACAAAATGTTTTAGACAGTTCAAAACTTTGGAGAAAAATTGTAAATGAAATCTCTGAAAATTATCCAGAAGTTCAAGTTGAACATATGTATGTAGATAATGCAGCTATGCAACTTGTTATAAACCCAAGACAATTTGATGTAATTTTAACTGAAAATACTTTTGGAGATATCTTATCAGATGAAGCCTCTATGCTTACAGGTTCTATTGGAATGTTACCTTCTGCTAGTTTAGGAGATGGTAAAGTTGGTATCTATGAACCTTGCCATGGTTCTGCACCTGATATTGCAGGAAAAAATATTGCTAACCCAATAGCAACAATATTATCAGTTGTTATGATGTTAAGATATTCTTTTAACTTAAATAAAGAGGCTGATATTATAGAAGAAGCTATAAAAAATGTTTTAAAAGATGGATATAGAACTTCTGATATCTACACTGATGGTTATAAAAAAGTCGGAACTATTGAAATGGGAAATGAAATTATAAATAGGATATAA
- a CDS encoding ABC transporter ATP-binding protein — protein MEKILSYKNVSFKRDGREILKNINWEIKEGENWALIGLNGSGKSTLLSMIPAYTFATKGEVSVFDKKFGTCVWAEIKEKVGFVSSTLNNFSDRLNNQSLMDIVLSGKYNSIGIYQEITQKDREKANNIIKDFKLSHLKLNKFGTLSQGEQRKTLLARAFMNEPSLLILDEPCSGLDIRAREIFLKSLEENSKNINAIPFIYVTHQIEEIIPSITHVAILDNGEIVAQGNKYEVLTDENLSKLYEIDVKIEWSNNRPWLIVK, from the coding sequence ATGGAAAAAATTTTATCTTATAAAAATGTTTCTTTTAAAAGAGATGGTAGAGAAATTTTAAAAAATATAAATTGGGAAATAAAAGAAGGAGAAAACTGGGCTTTAATTGGATTAAATGGTTCAGGAAAATCAACTCTTTTATCTATGATACCTGCATATACTTTTGCAACAAAAGGAGAAGTTTCTGTTTTTGATAAAAAATTTGGTACTTGTGTTTGGGCAGAAATTAAAGAAAAAGTTGGTTTTGTCAGTTCTACTTTAAATAATTTTTCAGATAGATTAAATAATCAATCTTTAATGGATATTGTTCTATCTGGAAAATATAACTCAATAGGTATCTATCAAGAAATAACTCAAAAAGATAGAGAAAAAGCAAATAATATTATAAAAGATTTTAAATTATCTCATTTAAAACTAAATAAATTCGGAACTCTATCACAGGGTGAACAAAGGAAAACTTTACTTGCAAGAGCCTTTATGAATGAGCCTTCTCTTTTGATATTAGATGAGCCTTGTTCTGGGCTAGATATAAGAGCAAGAGAAATATTTTTAAAAAGTTTAGAAGAAAATTCTAAGAATATAAATGCTATACCATTTATTTATGTAACACATCAAATAGAAGAAATTATACCTTCTATAACACATGTAGCTATACTTGATAATGGAGAAATTGTAGCACAAGGAAATAAATATGAGGTTTTAACTGATGAAAATTTATCAAAACTTTATGAAATAGATGTAAAAATTGAATGGTCTAATAACAGACCTTGGCTTATTGTGAAGTGA
- the ilvC gene encoding ketol-acid reductoisomerase, producing the protein MAGNILGTTVYYDADCNLQKLVGKKITVLGYGSQGHAHALNLKENGMDVTIGLRKDSKTWKVAEEAGFVVKETGEAVKDADVVMVLIPDEIQGDTYTNSIAPNLKKGAYLGFGHGFNIHFKKIQPREDVNVFMVAPKGPGHLVRRTFQEGSGVPCLIAVYQDPSGDAKDIALAWASGIGGGRSGILETTFKQETETDLFGEQAVLCGGVTELIKTGFEVLTEAGYDPVNAYFECLHEMKLIVDLIYEGGLGKMRHSISNTAEYGDFLTGPKIVTADTKKAMKEVLADIQSGKFADEFLADSKAGQPFLKAHREAASEHQIEKVGQELRKLMPWIK; encoded by the coding sequence ATGGCAGGAAATATTTTAGGAACAACAGTTTATTATGATGCAGATTGTAATTTACAAAAATTAGTAGGAAAGAAAATCACAGTTTTAGGTTATGGTTCACAAGGACATGCTCATGCACTTAACTTAAAAGAAAATGGAATGGATGTTACTATCGGGCTTAGAAAAGATTCTAAGACTTGGAAAGTTGCAGAAGAAGCAGGTTTTGTTGTAAAAGAAACTGGAGAAGCAGTTAAAGATGCAGATGTAGTTATGGTATTAATACCTGATGAAATTCAAGGAGATACTTATACTAATAGCATAGCTCCAAACTTAAAGAAAGGTGCTTACCTTGGATTTGGGCATGGATTTAATATTCATTTCAAAAAAATTCAACCAAGAGAAGATGTAAATGTATTTATGGTTGCTCCTAAAGGACCTGGACATTTAGTTAGAAGAACTTTCCAAGAAGGAAGTGGAGTACCTTGTTTAATCGCTGTATATCAAGATCCTAGTGGAGATGCAAAAGATATTGCTCTTGCTTGGGCTTCTGGTATTGGTGGAGGAAGATCAGGAATTCTTGAAACTACATTTAAACAAGAAACTGAAACAGATTTATTTGGAGAACAAGCTGTTCTTTGTGGAGGAGTTACAGAACTTATCAAAACTGGATTTGAAGTTCTAACAGAAGCTGGATATGACCCTGTAAATGCTTATTTTGAATGTTTGCATGAAATGAAATTAATTGTTGACTTAATCTATGAAGGAGGACTTGGAAAAATGAGACACTCTATCTCTAATACAGCAGAGTATGGAGATTTCTTAACAGGTCCAAAAATTGTAACTGCTGATACAAAGAAAGCAATGAAAGAAGTTTTAGCAGATATCCAATCTGGTAAATTTGCTGATGAATTCTTAGCAGATTCAAAAGCAGGGCAACCTTTCTTAAAAGCTCATAGAGAAGCTGCAAGTGAACATCAAATTGAAAAAGTGGGACAAGAATTAAGAAAATTAATGCCTTGGATTAAATAG
- a CDS encoding GlsB/YeaQ/YmgE family stress response membrane protein has product MGIIAWLVLGALSGWIANRLMDSRTGLIDNIIIGIIGAFIGGFVFNFLGAQTITGLNLHSIFVSVVGACILLWIINKIRR; this is encoded by the coding sequence ATGGGAATTATTGCTTGGTTAGTGCTTGGAGCTTTATCAGGTTGGATAGCTAATAGACTAATGGATTCAAGAACAGGATTAATAGATAATATAATAATAGGTATAATAGGAGCTTTCATTGGAGGATTTGTTTTTAATTTTCTTGGAGCTCAAACAATTACAGGCTTAAATCTTCACAGTATTTTTGTATCAGTAGTAGGAGCTTGTATCTTACTTTGGATTATTAATAAAATTAGAAGATAG
- a CDS encoding PDDEXK-like family protein produces MEEKLLQEAYEKSKDYLYEDNSRYNLLSIIEKDRDEAHVHSKVIYSLLSQNWGKKDKETFLTLFLKEIGIGEEIIYNEKWEVTREKAFDLDTIKGRLDFEIKSKKTIYIIEMKIDAGDQPEQLMRYQKFAKEQHKKYKIFYLTLDGHNASKKSIGEEENLEENQKVEYINISFKEEILNWLKNCLKLVEGKENKLACINQYIASINKILGEKEIKIKDNILKSSEDIKNAIVIYEKLNENLQKVLKNFFEELNKKLNDITPKPIYNESYIKDYYNYTLDKIPQDYPGLYIVLDENKSNNSNYYKFVLKLELSPELTACFGFIRNDSDEKEIIPFVSFSKVKKESSGLYNRCIKRIENLKLEDKLSDNNRAYWCYVKNSKGEIINFKDISLSNKALLSLMDEETLKEEAKNIATYISNEIVKNMEI; encoded by the coding sequence ATGGAAGAAAAACTATTACAAGAGGCTTATGAAAAGTCAAAAGATTATCTATATGAGGATAACTCAAGATATAATTTATTAAGTATTATAGAAAAAGATAGAGATGAAGCTCATGTTCATTCAAAAGTTATCTATAGTTTACTTAGTCAAAATTGGGGGAAAAAAGACAAGGAGACATTTTTAACTTTATTTTTAAAAGAAATAGGTATTGGAGAAGAAATTATTTATAATGAAAAATGGGAAGTTACAAGGGAAAAAGCATTTGATTTAGATACTATAAAGGGAAGATTAGATTTTGAAATAAAATCAAAAAAGACTATATATATTATAGAAATGAAAATTGATGCAGGTGACCAACCTGAACAATTAATGAGATATCAAAAATTTGCAAAAGAACAACATAAGAAATATAAAATATTTTATCTAACATTAGATGGACATAATGCAAGTAAAAAGAGTATAGGTGAAGAAGAAAATTTAGAAGAAAATCAAAAAGTAGAATATATAAATATCAGTTTTAAAGAAGAAATATTAAATTGGCTTAAAAATTGTTTAAAATTGGTAGAAGGAAAGGAGAATAAATTAGCTTGTATTAATCAATATATAGCAAGCATTAATAAAATTTTAGGAGAAAAAGAAATAAAAATAAAAGATAATATATTGAAGTCAAGCGAAGATATTAAGAATGCTATTGTTATATATGAAAAATTAAATGAAAATTTACAAAAAGTGTTAAAAAATTTTTTTGAAGAATTGAATAAAAAATTAAACGATATAACTCCAAAACCAATTTACAATGAGAGTTATATAAAAGATTATTATAACTATACCTTGGATAAGATACCTCAAGATTATCCGGGATTATATATAGTATTAGATGAAAATAAATCAAATAATTCTAATTATTATAAATTTGTATTAAAACTTGAATTATCACCAGAGCTAACAGCTTGTTTTGGTTTTATAAGAAATGATAGTGATGAAAAAGAAATCATTCCATTTGTATCATTTAGTAAAGTGAAAAAAGAGAGTTCAGGACTGTACAATAGATGTATAAAAAGAATTGAAAATTTAAAATTAGAAGATAAATTAAGTGATAATAATAGGGCATATTGGTGCTATGTTAAAAATTCAAAAGGAGAAATAATAAATTTTAAAGATATTTCTCTTTCAAATAAAGCTTTATTATCTCTAATGGATGAGGAAACTTTAAAAGAAGAAGCAAAAAATATTGCAACTTATATTTCAAATGAAATAGTAAAAAATATGGAAATATAA